In the genome of Zobellia nedashkovskayae, the window TTTAATAAGTTTATACACGTTAGTTTCGGATTTGCCTTCCAAAAAGACCTTTAAAACATATACACCTTTGGCCATATAGGCCATATCTATTTTGTATTCCAGTTTATTCTCTTCTATTTTCTGACTGAACACCCGTTGCCCATTTACAGCAAATAGCTCTATTCCCACCACCTTATTTTCACTTGTAAAAACGGTAACTTCTTCCACAACCGGGTTTGGGTAAACTAAAATATCCGAAGGTTCTTCACCCGGGCTCAATGGTATTATTAATATGCCCTTTCCTGCCCAAAAACCTT includes:
- a CDS encoding T9SS type A sorting domain-containing protein, with the protein product MKEKLLLFFLILNTTFSFAQSIERSVISNVGGVMSNTDISVSFTVGEPVVGLIADANSVDQGFWAGKGILIIPLSPGEEPSDILVYPNPVVEEVTVFTSENKVVGIELFAVNGQRVFSQKIEENKLEYKIDMAYMAKGVYVLKVFLEGKSETNVYKLIKE